From Leptospira venezuelensis, a single genomic window includes:
- a CDS encoding pyruvate dehydrogenase complex dihydrolipoamide acetyltransferase, producing the protein MAKISEMTQLSPTMSEGVLVKWLKKKGDSVAPGEILAEVETDKAVMEMEAFDSGVILEILAQEGAKLPVGAPVAIIGKAGEDITSLLSEAKSRSTASATSTPVAAPSTSPSPSPSPAPKKTENAVSSTTPEPQEEEVPVPKESSISRGLSPGALEGRIKVSPLAKRLAEEGGIDLSKIRGSGPDGRIIKRDIENGISAFSASGTSPFAGVQIQEEKLPISGMRKTIASRLVHSKTHQPHFYLDMEIDVDALVQLRENFNSDLKESGEEIKLSINDFIIRASALALLKVPEVNSSWREDHILKHGRVDVGVAVSIEGGLITPYVRNADKRSVLEIGRAVKELASRARERKLKPEEFSDGTFTVSNLGMFGVNRFAAVINEPEAAILAVGNVVSKPVIKNGSIVPGKTLSVCLSCDHRVVDGAVGAGWLEVFRNFLEHPLRLLA; encoded by the coding sequence GCCGAGGTCGAAACTGACAAAGCGGTCATGGAAATGGAGGCATTTGACTCCGGGGTAATTTTAGAAATTTTAGCCCAGGAAGGTGCCAAACTCCCCGTGGGAGCCCCGGTTGCCATCATTGGAAAGGCGGGAGAAGATATCACCTCCCTACTTTCTGAAGCAAAATCCAGATCTACGGCTTCGGCAACTTCTACTCCGGTTGCAGCTCCTTCGACCTCACCCTCACCTTCTCCAAGTCCAGCGCCTAAAAAGACAGAAAATGCAGTATCTTCGACAACCCCTGAACCTCAGGAGGAAGAGGTTCCAGTACCTAAAGAGAGTTCCATTTCAAGAGGGCTTTCTCCAGGGGCTTTGGAAGGAAGAATCAAGGTTTCTCCCTTAGCAAAACGTTTAGCAGAAGAAGGTGGGATCGATCTTTCTAAGATCAGAGGAAGCGGACCAGACGGAAGAATTATTAAACGAGATATTGAAAACGGGATCTCTGCATTTTCCGCAAGCGGAACTTCTCCATTTGCCGGAGTGCAAATACAAGAAGAGAAACTTCCAATTTCGGGAATGAGAAAGACGATCGCATCTCGATTGGTTCATTCAAAAACCCACCAGCCTCATTTCTATTTGGATATGGAAATTGATGTGGATGCACTCGTTCAATTGAGAGAAAATTTTAACTCAGATCTAAAAGAATCAGGAGAAGAAATCAAACTCAGTATCAATGATTTTATCATAAGAGCTTCTGCGCTTGCCCTTCTAAAAGTTCCAGAAGTAAATTCTTCCTGGAGAGAAGATCATATCTTAAAACATGGAAGAGTAGATGTGGGAGTCGCTGTTTCTATCGAGGGCGGGCTTATTACTCCTTATGTGAGGAATGCAGATAAAAGGTCTGTTTTGGAAATTGGTAGGGCGGTAAAAGAGCTTGCTTCTCGTGCCAGGGAACGAAAACTCAAACCGGAAGAGTTTTCAGATGGAACCTTCACTGTTTCCAATTTGGGAATGTTCGGAGTGAATCGTTTTGCAGCTGTGATCAACGAACCAGAGGCCGCAATCCTCGCAGTAGGAAATGTGGTGTCCAAACCGGTAATCAAAAACGGAAGTATAGTCCCCGGAAAAACTCTTTCAGTCTGCCTTTCCTGTGATCATAGAGTGGTAGACGGCGCGGTGGGAGCCGGTTGGTTGGAAGTGTTTCGAAATTTTCTGGAACATCCTCTTCGGTTACTTGCCTGA
- the fliG gene encoding flagellar motor switch protein FliG — protein MDQDSNLKIRDQKVKKAAMLLLSLDKDAAAKALAQLDEKLIEEIVQEMAKIKTISKSEKEEVLLDFQGSLKDLAAESRGGIETARELLQKSLGKEKSENILGKLDRKDTEEDFSFLNDAEPQTLAHLLAPEHTQTIAVTLAFLHPKKAAETLKFLPKELQSKVALRLANTTKTHPDAIRQIAKVLKKKYEQRDKSEFSEAGGAEALANILNHMDKSLEETILKELEEQSPELASQVREKLYTFEDVLLLNSKEMRLLINRIGDDDLIAIALRGASDQIKAHFFEAMSKNRANDILESMDIRGKVTLKEITDARNSVLTALRDLEEIGEIIIKKDSEEFI, from the coding sequence GTGGATCAGGATTCCAATCTTAAAATAAGAGATCAAAAAGTTAAAAAAGCAGCAATGCTACTTCTATCCTTAGACAAGGATGCTGCTGCAAAGGCATTGGCCCAACTAGATGAGAAGTTGATTGAAGAGATCGTCCAGGAAATGGCTAAGATCAAAACAATCAGCAAATCCGAAAAAGAAGAAGTTCTTTTAGATTTCCAAGGTTCACTTAAAGACCTAGCTGCAGAGTCCAGAGGTGGGATAGAAACTGCGAGAGAATTACTCCAGAAATCGCTCGGAAAAGAGAAGTCCGAAAACATCTTAGGAAAACTGGATAGAAAAGATACTGAAGAGGATTTTTCCTTTTTAAACGACGCTGAACCCCAAACTCTTGCTCACCTACTCGCTCCGGAACATACTCAAACCATTGCAGTCACACTTGCATTTTTACATCCTAAAAAAGCTGCCGAAACACTTAAGTTTTTGCCCAAAGAATTGCAGAGTAAGGTTGCCCTTAGGCTTGCAAATACTACTAAAACCCATCCGGATGCAATACGTCAGATCGCAAAAGTTCTGAAGAAAAAATACGAACAAAGAGACAAATCCGAATTCAGCGAAGCAGGAGGAGCGGAAGCTCTTGCAAATATCCTGAATCATATGGATAAATCTTTGGAAGAAACGATTCTGAAAGAATTAGAAGAACAATCTCCTGAGCTTGCCTCTCAGGTCCGTGAAAAATTATACACATTCGAAGATGTACTTCTTCTAAACTCGAAAGAGATGAGATTACTCATCAATCGTATTGGAGATGACGATCTGATAGCGATCGCGCTTAGAGGAGCCTCTGACCAAATAAAGGCTCATTTCTTCGAAGCAATGTCTAAAAACAGAGCCAATGATATTCTAGAAAGTATGGATATCCGAGGAAAAGTGACCTTGAAAGAGATCACTGATGCAAGAAATTCTGTTCTTACCGCATTACGTGATTTGGAAGAAATTGGGGAAATTATTATTAAAAAGGACTCGGAAGAGTTTATCTGA